The following is a genomic window from Verrucomicrobiia bacterium.
AAAAGGAAATGACTTCCGGGGTAGGCCTCGGGAGCAGAATCGGATTCCGGGGTACCGAAGATCTCGGCGGGGGCCTGAAGGCGAATTTCGTTCTTGAAAACGGATTCAACCCCGACACGGGAACGATCGGCCAGGGCGGCGTGCTGTTTGGCCGGCAGGCATGGGTGGGCCTGGCATCGTCCTCGCTCAGTGTTTCGTTCGGACGCCAGTACTCGCCCATGCTGCTGAGCCTGGCAACCACGGATCCGGGCAGCCAGGGCTACTGGGGCAACAATCAGGGAACGGGCAACGCGCTGTATCAAAGCCCCGGTTCGGGCGCCGGATCAGGCGGACACCAGGCGACAGGGCGCATCAACAATTCGATTCTCCTTACCGGCACCTCCGGGGCGCTTTCCGGCCGATTGATGCTCGGGCTGGGCGACGAAAATCCCGCCGGGTCGGGCCGTCTTGTCGGCGCCAGCGGCAACTACGCATCGGGCCCGGTCCTGCTGTCCGCCGCCGTTACCCGGTTCCGCCAGTACGCATCCACCATCGTCGCCGGCGCCGAGCCGGACTGGCAAACGGAATAC
Proteins encoded in this region:
- a CDS encoding porin, with product MRKLACLLPLLLTSGAASAQSNVTVYGLLDVAVSVTDAGGAALRQKEMTSGVGLGSRIGFRGTEDLGGGLKANFVLENGFNPDTGTIGQGGVLFGRQAWVGLASSSLSVSFGRQYSPMLLSLATTDPGSQGYWGNNQGTGNALYQSPGSGAGSGGHQATGRINNSILLTGTSGALSGRLMLGLGDENPAGSGRLVGASGNYASGPVLLSAAVTRFRQYASTIVAGAEPDWQTEY